In one Halosimplex halophilum genomic region, the following are encoded:
- a CDS encoding COX15/CtaA family protein produces the protein MTRRLRTLAGVTTALTFVLILLGLHTGSTGGGLSCGTRWPLCNGWMGLFPANWASFFEWFHRFVAMVVGFLLLGWLYGVWRRQDDRRVRYAVTAAIAILPAQIVLGGVTTTAGGMFPRGFNPAIQTAHFTTATVIFALLVYATARLFGAPGSYAVRSVVGLGGGLVSLVAVFEFVAVFDHPPTNLVAYYAASFALLAVLVALLTWSEAAVDPANLLRFRSVAALATALLYVAMVLSRQKWGLPDGVGEAATLLLALAVAALAVLANRVVVDTGGFGAQRAD, from the coding sequence ATGACCCGTCGCCTCCGGACCCTCGCGGGCGTCACGACGGCGCTGACGTTCGTCCTCATCCTGCTCGGCCTGCACACCGGCTCGACCGGCGGCGGCCTCTCCTGCGGGACCCGGTGGCCGCTGTGCAACGGCTGGATGGGACTCTTTCCGGCCAACTGGGCGAGCTTCTTCGAGTGGTTCCACCGCTTCGTCGCGATGGTCGTCGGTTTCCTGTTGCTGGGCTGGCTCTACGGCGTCTGGCGCCGGCAGGACGACCGCCGCGTCCGCTACGCCGTCACCGCTGCCATCGCCATCCTCCCCGCTCAGATCGTCCTCGGCGGCGTGACCACCACCGCTGGCGGCATGTTCCCCCGCGGGTTCAACCCCGCCATCCAGACGGCTCACTTCACCACCGCGACCGTCATCTTCGCCCTGCTCGTCTACGCGACCGCCCGGCTGTTCGGCGCGCCCGGTTCGTACGCCGTCCGGTCGGTCGTCGGCCTCGGCGGCGGCCTCGTCTCGCTCGTCGCCGTCTTCGAGTTCGTCGCCGTCTTCGACCACCCGCCGACGAACCTCGTCGCCTACTACGCCGCCTCCTTCGCCCTGCTTGCGGTCCTCGTCGCGCTGCTGACCTGGAGCGAGGCCGCGGTCGACCCCGCGAACCTCCTGCGGTTCCGCTCGGTGGCCGCCCTCGCGACCGCGCTGCTGTACGTCGCCATGGTGTTGAGCCGCCAGAAGTGGGGCCTCCCCGACGGCGTCGGCGAGGCCGCGACGCTCCTGCTGGCGCTCGCCGTCGCCGCCCTCGCCGTCCTCGCCAACCGCGTCGTCGTCGACACCGGCGGGTTCGGGGCCCAGCGCGCCGACTGA
- a CDS encoding DMT family transporter: protein MSTYRNLGLFLVLSALWGSAFVAIKAGLAAFPPVLFAALRYDVAGVVMLGYAAVRADNPCPRGRDEWATVAVGAALMIAAYHAFLFVGEQGTTSAAAAVIVSLSPVLTTVFARGLLPDERLSAVGVVGILLGLVGVVAVAQPDPATLLSSETLPQLLVFAAALSFALGSVLTTYIDAGVEIETMEAWSMLGGAGLMHLVSLGLGESFAAITWSPTALWSLAYLSVGASAVGFLVYFDLLERLGPVEINLVSYVAPLFAAVTGFLLLEEVVDAWTAAGFCCIFVGFVLIKRRALRREIPRLRAALAGGDGRRRERR, encoded by the coding sequence GTGTCCACGTACCGGAACCTCGGACTCTTTCTGGTGCTGTCGGCGCTGTGGGGGTCGGCGTTCGTGGCGATCAAGGCCGGGCTCGCTGCGTTCCCGCCGGTCCTGTTCGCGGCGCTGCGCTACGACGTGGCCGGCGTCGTGATGCTCGGCTACGCGGCCGTCCGGGCCGACAACCCGTGCCCGCGGGGCCGCGACGAGTGGGCGACCGTCGCCGTCGGCGCGGCGCTGATGATCGCCGCCTACCACGCGTTCCTGTTCGTCGGCGAGCAGGGGACGACCAGCGCCGCCGCCGCGGTCATCGTCAGCCTCTCGCCCGTGCTGACGACGGTGTTCGCCCGCGGGCTGCTCCCCGACGAGCGGCTGTCGGCCGTCGGCGTCGTCGGTATCCTGCTCGGGCTGGTCGGTGTCGTCGCCGTCGCCCAGCCGGATCCGGCGACGCTGCTGAGCAGCGAGACGCTCCCGCAGCTGCTGGTGTTCGCCGCGGCGCTATCCTTCGCGCTGGGGAGCGTTCTCACCACCTACATCGACGCCGGCGTCGAGATCGAGACGATGGAGGCGTGGTCGATGCTCGGCGGCGCCGGCCTCATGCACCTCGTCAGCCTCGGGCTCGGCGAGTCGTTCGCGGCGATCACGTGGTCGCCGACGGCGCTGTGGTCGCTGGCGTACCTCTCGGTCGGGGCCAGCGCCGTCGGCTTCCTCGTCTACTTCGACCTGCTGGAGCGGCTCGGCCCCGTCGAGATCAACCTCGTCTCCTACGTCGCGCCGCTGTTCGCCGCAGTCACCGGGTTCCTCCTCCTCGAGGAGGTGGTCGACGCCTGGACCGCGGCGGGATTCTGCTGTATCTTCGTCGGGTTCGTCCTGATCAAACGTCGGGCGCTCCGCAGGGAGATCCCGCGGCTGAGAGCGGCGCTGGCCGGCGGCGATGGACGGCGCCGAGAACGTCGATAG
- a CDS encoding ribonuclease H family protein has product MAAYGRPTLRDLFDEAPTPHIAHPPRTHHRDFYLATDGSYRAAGGTAPGDDAREFTGGLGVVIETRDGERVARLSVPDRAPDNNVAEYRALHLGLDVLAARSPADASVGVLIDHDTLAENVNARVLTERDPELEPTHSVTHPPAIGLHWRGISSRLRDFAEIRAARIDSGYNPAHPLANAPDEYAHVNGEPDRCLLPDDPTTAGDDRYPPPSRADRGSASD; this is encoded by the coding sequence ATGGCCGCATACGGCCGGCCGACGCTTCGGGACCTGTTCGACGAGGCACCGACGCCCCACATCGCACACCCGCCGCGGACACACCACCGGGACTTCTATCTCGCCACCGACGGCTCCTACCGGGCCGCCGGCGGCACCGCGCCGGGCGACGACGCCCGCGAGTTCACCGGCGGGCTCGGCGTCGTCATCGAGACGCGCGACGGCGAGCGCGTCGCGCGGCTGTCGGTGCCCGACCGCGCCCCCGACAACAACGTCGCCGAGTACCGGGCGCTGCACCTCGGCCTCGACGTGCTCGCCGCCCGCTCGCCAGCCGACGCGAGCGTGGGCGTGCTCATCGACCACGACACCCTCGCCGAGAACGTCAACGCCAGGGTCCTGACCGAGCGCGACCCCGAGCTGGAGCCGACCCACTCGGTGACCCACCCGCCCGCCATCGGCCTCCACTGGCGGGGCATCAGCTCCCGGCTGCGCGACTTCGCGGAGATCCGCGCCGCCCGCATCGACAGCGGGTACAACCCCGCCCACCCGCTCGCCAACGCCCCCGACGAGTACGCCCACGTCAACGGCGAACCCGACCGCTGTCTGCTCCCCGACGACCCCACCACGGCCGGCGACGACCGCTACCCGCCGCCCTCCAGGGCCGACCGCGGCAGCGCGAGCGACTAG
- a CDS encoding outer membrane protein assembly factor BamB family protein: protein MVSRRRFLRGAAVPLSAIPLAGCPGRVASPGTGTAGESDRGDPNGDGTGGPPTTQYQYDAANTGVVDTAAPDSPGRRWRTRLDPAEGGVAVAGDTVVVAARDVVALDRDDGEQRWSADVGNSLAAPPTATAETAYVPTWNGAGGTERGVVAVDLADGSERWRAAPWTEVSAPLTLADGTLYAGNGLDETEVTAIDADDGSELWRFEAGEHASTAAVADGTAFVCGGQRGVAYALDAESGEQLWRFEASDEVWAAPTVQNGAVYVGARDGRVSALDPANGDELWHVDTGDPIRHSVAATDEAVYVPTEQSLVALDPDGDRRWSGSLGYDGRAPTVTREGVVCTDRERLYCFDTDGTERWRFDVRDRPIADATYGGVRSPPVVVDGTVYFVSFAGDVYALAEE from the coding sequence ATGGTCTCCCGACGGCGCTTCCTCCGAGGCGCAGCGGTCCCGCTTTCCGCGATTCCGCTCGCCGGCTGTCCCGGACGAGTCGCCAGTCCCGGCACCGGGACGGCCGGTGAGTCGGACCGCGGGGACCCGAACGGAGACGGGACAGGCGGACCGCCGACCACCCAGTACCAGTACGACGCGGCGAACACGGGCGTCGTCGACACCGCGGCACCGGACTCGCCCGGGCGGCGCTGGCGGACGCGCCTCGACCCTGCCGAGGGCGGCGTGGCCGTCGCGGGCGACACGGTCGTCGTCGCCGCCAGGGACGTGGTCGCCCTCGACCGCGACGACGGCGAGCAGCGCTGGAGTGCCGACGTGGGAAACAGCCTCGCCGCTCCGCCGACGGCGACGGCCGAGACGGCGTACGTCCCGACGTGGAACGGCGCGGGCGGCACCGAACGGGGTGTCGTCGCCGTCGACCTCGCCGACGGGAGCGAGCGGTGGCGAGCGGCCCCGTGGACCGAAGTCAGCGCACCGCTGACGCTGGCCGACGGGACGCTGTACGCCGGCAACGGACTCGACGAGACCGAGGTGACCGCTATCGACGCCGACGACGGGAGCGAACTGTGGCGCTTCGAGGCGGGCGAACACGCCTCGACCGCCGCCGTCGCCGACGGGACGGCCTTCGTCTGCGGCGGCCAGCGCGGCGTCGCCTACGCGCTGGACGCGGAGAGCGGCGAACAGCTGTGGCGCTTCGAGGCCAGCGACGAGGTGTGGGCCGCGCCGACGGTCCAAAACGGCGCCGTCTACGTCGGCGCCCGCGACGGGCGCGTGTCGGCGCTCGACCCCGCGAACGGCGACGAACTGTGGCACGTCGACACGGGAGACCCCATCAGACACTCCGTCGCGGCCACGGACGAGGCCGTCTACGTCCCCACCGAGCAGTCGCTCGTCGCGCTGGACCCGGACGGCGACCGCCGCTGGTCCGGCTCGCTCGGCTACGACGGCCGCGCGCCGACCGTCACCCGCGAGGGGGTCGTCTGTACCGACCGGGAACGGCTGTACTGTTTCGACACCGACGGGACCGAACGCTGGCGGTTCGACGTCCGCGACCGACCCATCGCCGACGCGACCTACGGCGGGGTCCGCAGCCCGCCGGTCGTCGTCGACGGGACCGTCTACTTCGTCTCGTTCGCCGGCGACGTGTACGCGCTCGCAGAGGAGTAG
- a CDS encoding NADP-dependent malic enzyme, whose translation MGLDEDALEYHRTEPPGKLEIATTKPTNTQRDLQLAYSPGVAAPCLEIDENPADAYEYTAKGNMVGVISNGSAVLGLGDIGAQASKPVMEGKGVLFKRFADIDVFDVELDETDTQAFIDAVAAMEPTFGGINLEDISAPECFTMEQELRERMDIPVFHDDQHGTAIISGAALINAAELTGKSLEDMRIVFSGAGASAIATARFYVSLGAKKENILMCDSSGIITEERAEAGDVNEYKREFARDVPEGDLADAMDDADVFVGLSIGGIVDQEMVRSMNENPVIFAMANPDPEIDYESAKAAREDTVIMGTGRSDYPNQVNNVLGFPFIFRGALDARAREINEEMKRAASEALAELARKDVPDEVVKAYGDQPLQFGPEYIIPKPVDPRVLFEVAPAVAEAAMDSGAARRELDLDEYVERLEARLGKSREMMRVVLNKAQSDPKRLALAEGANEKMIRAAFQLQEQGIAEPVLIGEREEIEDTRADLGLEFDPEIVDPENGDYEEYAERLHELRQRKGITRSEAAELVENDTNYLASVMVEQDDADAMLTGLTHHYPSALRPPLEVIGTAPDADYAAGVYMLTFKNQVVFCADATVNLDPEADVLSEITKHTASLARDFNIEPRAALLSYSNFGSVETEGTAKLRDAVSDLHDDPEVDFPVDGEMQADTAVVEDILNGTYDFADLEDPANVLVFPNLEAGNIGYKLLQRLGGADAIGPMLVGMDKPVHVLQRGDEVKDIVNLGAAAVVDAQQQEDEE comes from the coding sequence ATGGGACTCGACGAGGACGCACTGGAGTATCACCGGACGGAACCGCCCGGCAAGCTGGAGATCGCGACGACCAAGCCGACGAACACCCAGCGGGACCTGCAGCTGGCGTACTCGCCCGGCGTGGCGGCGCCCTGCCTGGAGATCGACGAGAACCCGGCCGACGCCTACGAGTACACGGCGAAGGGCAACATGGTCGGGGTCATCTCCAACGGCTCGGCGGTCCTCGGCCTCGGCGACATCGGCGCCCAGGCCTCCAAGCCCGTCATGGAGGGCAAGGGCGTCCTCTTCAAGCGGTTCGCCGACATCGACGTGTTCGACGTCGAGCTCGACGAGACGGACACCCAGGCGTTTATCGACGCCGTCGCGGCGATGGAGCCGACCTTCGGCGGGATCAACCTCGAGGACATCAGCGCGCCGGAGTGTTTCACGATGGAGCAGGAGCTCCGCGAGCGGATGGACATCCCCGTCTTCCACGACGACCAGCACGGCACCGCCATCATCTCGGGCGCCGCGCTGATCAACGCCGCCGAACTCACGGGCAAGAGCCTCGAGGACATGCGGATCGTCTTCTCCGGCGCCGGCGCCAGCGCCATCGCGACCGCCCGCTTCTACGTCTCGCTGGGCGCGAAGAAGGAGAACATCCTGATGTGCGACTCCTCGGGGATCATCACCGAGGAGCGCGCCGAGGCCGGCGATGTCAACGAGTACAAGCGGGAGTTCGCCCGCGACGTGCCCGAGGGCGACCTGGCGGACGCGATGGACGACGCCGACGTGTTCGTCGGCCTGTCGATCGGCGGGATCGTCGACCAGGAGATGGTCCGGTCGATGAACGAGAACCCGGTCATCTTCGCGATGGCCAACCCCGACCCCGAGATCGACTACGAGTCGGCCAAGGCCGCCCGCGAGGACACGGTCATCATGGGGACCGGTCGCTCGGACTACCCCAACCAGGTGAACAACGTCCTCGGGTTCCCGTTCATCTTCCGCGGCGCGCTGGACGCCCGGGCGAGGGAGATCAACGAGGAGATGAAACGCGCCGCGTCGGAGGCGCTGGCCGAGCTCGCCCGCAAGGACGTGCCCGACGAGGTCGTCAAGGCCTACGGCGACCAGCCGCTGCAGTTCGGCCCGGAGTACATCATCCCCAAGCCCGTCGACCCGCGCGTCCTCTTCGAGGTCGCGCCCGCCGTCGCCGAGGCGGCCATGGACTCGGGCGCCGCCCGCCGCGAACTCGACCTCGACGAGTACGTCGAGCGCCTGGAGGCCCGGCTGGGCAAGTCCCGCGAGATGATGCGCGTGGTGCTGAACAAGGCCCAGAGCGACCCCAAGCGGCTCGCCCTCGCGGAGGGCGCCAACGAGAAGATGATCCGCGCGGCCTTCCAGCTGCAGGAGCAGGGCATCGCCGAGCCGGTCCTCATCGGCGAGCGCGAGGAGATCGAGGACACCCGGGCCGACCTGGGGCTGGAGTTCGATCCGGAGATCGTCGACCCCGAGAACGGCGACTACGAGGAGTACGCCGAGCGGCTCCACGAGCTCCGCCAGCGAAAGGGCATCACCCGCAGCGAGGCCGCCGAACTCGTCGAGAACGACACCAACTACCTCGCCAGCGTGATGGTCGAACAGGACGACGCCGACGCGATGCTGACCGGGCTCACGCACCACTACCCCTCGGCCCTGCGCCCGCCGCTGGAGGTCATCGGCACGGCGCCCGACGCCGACTACGCGGCCGGCGTCTACATGCTGACGTTCAAGAACCAGGTCGTCTTCTGCGCGGACGCGACGGTCAACCTCGACCCCGAGGCGGACGTGCTCTCGGAGATCACCAAACACACCGCCAGCCTCGCCCGCGATTTCAACATCGAACCGCGGGCGGCGCTGCTCTCCTATTCGAACTTCGGCAGCGTCGAGACGGAGGGGACCGCGAAGCTCCGCGACGCCGTGAGCGACCTCCACGACGACCCCGAGGTCGACTTCCCGGTCGACGGGGAGATGCAGGCCGACACCGCCGTCGTCGAGGACATCCTCAACGGCACCTACGACTTCGCCGACCTGGAGGACCCGGCGAACGTGCTGGTGTTCCCGAACCTCGAGGCCGGCAACATCGGCTACAAGCTGCTCCAGCGGCTCGGCGGCGCCGACGCCATCGGCCCGATGCTGGTCGGCATGGACAAGCCCGTCCACGTCCTCCAGCGCGGCGACGAGGTCAAGGACATCGTCAACCTCGGCGCAGCCGCCGTGGTGGACGCCCAGCAGCAGGAAGACGAGGAGTAG
- a CDS encoding DUF433 domain-containing protein, with protein MADIVRTEGVLGGDPRIEGTRVSVLHVYELVVEGDHPPVDVADQLDISLGEVYSALAYYHEHPEEMREVRAAQESAAATLREESLSPPEPAK; from the coding sequence ATGGCCGATATCGTTCGAACCGAAGGCGTCCTCGGCGGTGACCCTCGAATCGAGGGCACTCGGGTCAGCGTCCTGCACGTCTACGAGCTGGTCGTGGAGGGGGACCATCCGCCCGTCGACGTGGCGGACCAGCTCGATATCTCGCTCGGCGAGGTGTATTCGGCGCTGGCGTACTACCACGAACACCCGGAGGAGATGCGCGAGGTGCGGGCTGCACAGGAATCGGCCGCCGCGACGCTCCGCGAGGAGTCGCTCTCCCCGCCGGAACCCGCGAAGTGA
- a CDS encoding replication factor C large subunit has protein sequence MDWTEKYRPSSLDEIRGNDKARDALQEWADTWEDHREAVVLHGSPGIGKTSAAHALASDKGWATIELNASDSRTKDVIERVAGEAAKSGTLTAGEAGRRVVILDEADNLHGNVDRGGSAAITSLVKEASQPMILIANDFYEMSSGLRNACREIEFRDVSKRSIVPVLRDLCRKEDVEYDDEALDQIAEMNSGDLRGAIKDLQAMAEGRDRIGADDVVTGERDRTEGVFDYLDTVIKEAGAEEALKASYDVDETPDDLINWIEDNMPKDYEGEELAVAYDFLSNADRWLGRVRATQNYTFWRYATDNMTAGVAAARREPKGGWTRYGPPSYWSKLGRSRGTRNKRDYVARRIAEAGGVSMSTARREILPHLSVMTHHCKNRELTVAMAAKYELDTEHVSFVTGSGEDTNKVQSIVEDAERLREERAVENAGGAFDDAHAGGGGESPDAESDDEDVEDEPAQASLAEDGAAAADADAGDEDAADADDPEDAEDDDQAGLTDFM, from the coding sequence ATGGACTGGACGGAGAAGTACCGGCCCTCGTCGCTCGACGAGATCCGCGGCAACGACAAGGCCCGCGACGCCCTGCAGGAGTGGGCCGACACCTGGGAGGACCACCGGGAGGCGGTCGTGCTCCACGGGTCGCCGGGGATCGGCAAGACCTCCGCGGCCCACGCCCTGGCCAGCGACAAGGGGTGGGCGACCATCGAACTCAACGCCTCGGACTCGCGGACCAAGGACGTGATCGAGCGGGTCGCCGGCGAGGCCGCGAAGTCGGGGACGCTCACCGCCGGCGAGGCCGGCCGCCGGGTCGTCATTTTGGACGAGGCCGACAACCTCCACGGCAACGTCGACCGCGGCGGGTCGGCGGCGATCACCTCGCTGGTCAAGGAGGCCAGCCAGCCGATGATCCTCATCGCCAACGACTTCTACGAGATGTCGTCGGGCCTGCGCAACGCCTGCCGGGAGATCGAGTTCCGCGACGTGTCCAAGCGCTCTATCGTCCCCGTTCTCCGGGACCTCTGTCGCAAGGAGGACGTCGAGTACGACGACGAAGCGCTCGACCAGATCGCCGAGATGAACAGCGGCGACCTGCGGGGCGCGATCAAGGACCTCCAGGCGATGGCCGAGGGGCGGGACCGCATCGGCGCCGACGACGTGGTCACCGGCGAGCGCGACCGGACGGAGGGCGTCTTCGACTACCTCGATACCGTGATCAAGGAGGCCGGCGCGGAGGAGGCGCTGAAGGCTTCCTACGACGTCGACGAGACGCCGGACGACCTGATCAACTGGATCGAGGACAACATGCCCAAGGACTACGAGGGCGAGGAGCTGGCGGTCGCCTACGACTTCCTCTCGAACGCCGACCGCTGGCTCGGTCGCGTGCGCGCCACGCAGAACTACACGTTCTGGCGCTACGCGACCGACAACATGACCGCCGGCGTGGCGGCCGCCCGCCGCGAGCCCAAGGGCGGGTGGACCCGCTACGGCCCGCCGAGCTACTGGTCGAAGCTCGGCCGCTCGCGGGGCACCCGCAACAAGCGCGACTACGTCGCCCGGCGGATCGCCGAGGCCGGCGGCGTCAGCATGTCGACCGCCCGCCGGGAGATCCTCCCGCACCTCTCGGTGATGACCCACCACTGCAAGAACCGCGAGCTGACCGTCGCGATGGCCGCGAAGTACGAGCTCGACACCGAGCACGTCTCCTTCGTCACCGGCAGCGGCGAGGACACCAACAAGGTCCAGTCGATCGTCGAGGACGCCGAGCGCCTTCGGGAGGAACGAGCCGTCGAGAACGCCGGCGGCGCGTTCGACGACGCCCACGCCGGCGGCGGCGGCGAGTCACCCGACGCCGAAAGCGACGACGAAGACGTGGAGGACGAACCGGCCCAGGCCTCGCTCGCGGAAGACGGGGCCGCAGCCGCGGACGCGGACGCCGGCGACGAGGACGCGGCCGACGCGGACGACCCGGAGGACGCCGAGGACGACGACCAGGCGGGTCTCACGGACTTCATGTAG
- a CDS encoding YihY/virulence factor BrkB family protein, translating into MVTFGGAREFGTRVYRDFSEKNVTFMAAGLAYNAFVSLAPLLLLLFVVLSVVGGGLEQRVVEAAEAWLPGPIADIVAQLFAGDAATGGASVVGLVVLMWGALKIFRGLDTAFSEIYETESDNGFTDKLRDGVVVMGALVVAVLATVGVSAAFSVFSDTVPFLGLATPLVLVAGLVLAFFPMYYVFPDTDLGWEDVLPGTVFAAVGWAAFQSLFQVYLAFSDPGSSSFFGGVIVVVTYLYFTALVLLLGAVINAVRGGHASGRPGGVGRSAGGFERKRRESLDRGELDAYLRGLDEQLTARYEAARADPDRERRPKPSGEVDLLEYAAGDGDERRWTVELSWPAPNGESGDDRLGDDRSAAGRPSGDGPGGRPDRADD; encoded by the coding sequence ATGGTCACGTTCGGCGGCGCGCGCGAGTTCGGGACCCGCGTGTATCGGGACTTCTCGGAGAAGAACGTGACGTTCATGGCCGCCGGGCTGGCGTACAACGCCTTCGTCTCGCTGGCGCCGCTGTTGCTCCTTTTGTTCGTCGTGCTCTCGGTCGTCGGCGGCGGGCTGGAACAGCGGGTCGTCGAGGCCGCCGAGGCCTGGCTCCCCGGGCCCATCGCCGACATCGTCGCGCAGCTGTTCGCGGGCGACGCCGCGACCGGCGGCGCGTCGGTCGTCGGGCTCGTCGTCCTCATGTGGGGGGCGCTGAAGATCTTCCGCGGGCTCGACACCGCGTTCTCGGAGATCTACGAGACCGAGTCGGACAACGGCTTCACGGACAAACTGCGGGACGGCGTCGTCGTCATGGGGGCGCTGGTCGTCGCCGTCCTCGCGACGGTCGGCGTCAGCGCGGCGTTCTCCGTCTTCTCGGATACCGTCCCGTTTCTCGGACTGGCGACGCCGCTGGTGCTGGTCGCCGGGCTGGTCCTCGCCTTCTTCCCGATGTACTACGTCTTCCCGGACACGGACCTCGGCTGGGAGGACGTGCTGCCGGGGACTGTGTTCGCCGCCGTCGGCTGGGCGGCCTTCCAGAGCCTCTTCCAGGTGTACCTCGCCTTCAGCGACCCCGGGTCGAGCAGCTTCTTCGGCGGCGTCATCGTCGTCGTCACGTACCTCTACTTCACGGCGCTGGTGCTTCTGCTCGGTGCGGTGATAAACGCCGTCCGGGGCGGCCACGCCTCGGGGCGGCCCGGCGGCGTCGGCCGGAGCGCGGGCGGCTTCGAGCGGAAGCGCCGAGAATCGCTGGATCGGGGGGAACTCGACGCCTACCTGCGCGGGCTGGACGAGCAGCTCACCGCCCGCTACGAGGCCGCGCGGGCCGACCCCGACCGGGAGCGCCGACCGAAACCGAGCGGCGAGGTCGACCTCCTGGAGTACGCGGCGGGCGACGGCGACGAGCGCCGGTGGACGGTCGAGCTGAGCTGGCCGGCGCCGAACGGCGAGTCCGGCGACGACCGCCTCGGTGACGACCGGTCCGCCGCCGGTCGACCCAGCGGCGACGGCCCCGGCGGTCGCCCGGACCGGGCGGACGACTGA
- a CDS encoding response regulator transcription factor, with translation MTTRNSGDETVLVVDDERDIADLYSTWLAEEYEVRTAYGPHEALEQADEAVDIVFLDRQMPEMNGDEVLEALRERRIDCRVVMVTAVDPDFDIVEMPFDDYLTKPVMLDDLHGAAERMLDREDYDERMQEFFSLASKKATLEAEKDFVELQDSEEYERLESAVEDLRQEADRTVSDLGEAEDFETLFQEFPGDA, from the coding sequence ATGACAACGCGCAATTCAGGAGACGAAACCGTACTCGTCGTGGACGACGAGCGCGACATCGCGGACCTGTACTCGACCTGGCTGGCCGAGGAGTACGAGGTCAGGACAGCGTACGGGCCCCACGAGGCGCTCGAGCAGGCAGACGAGGCGGTCGACATCGTCTTCCTCGACCGCCAGATGCCGGAGATGAACGGCGACGAGGTGCTCGAGGCCCTGCGCGAGCGGCGGATCGACTGCCGCGTCGTGATGGTGACCGCCGTGGACCCCGACTTCGACATCGTCGAGATGCCGTTCGACGACTACCTGACCAAGCCGGTGATGCTCGACGACCTCCACGGGGCGGCCGAGCGGATGCTGGACCGCGAGGACTACGACGAGCGCATGCAGGAGTTCTTCTCGCTCGCCTCGAAGAAGGCGACGCTCGAAGCCGAGAAGGACTTCGTCGAACTCCAGGACAGCGAGGAGTACGAGCGGCTCGAATCGGCGGTCGAGGACCTCCGGCAGGAGGCGGACCGGACGGTCTCGGACCTCGGCGAGGCCGAGGACTTCGAGACGCTCTTCCAGGAGTTCCCCGGCGACGCCTGA